The following proteins are co-located in the Pan troglodytes isolate AG18354 chromosome 5, NHGRI_mPanTro3-v2.0_pri, whole genome shotgun sequence genome:
- the LOC134806932 gene encoding surfactant-associated protein 2, giving the protein MGFGLPLVLLLTLLGSSHGTGPGMTLQLKLKESFLTNSSYESSFLELLEKLCLLLHLPSGTSVTLHHARSQHHVVCNT; this is encoded by the exons ATGGGGTTTGGGCTGCCCCTTGTCCTCCTCTTGACCCTCCTTGGCAGCTCACATGGAACAG GGCCGGGTATGACTTTGCAACTGAAGCTGAAGGAGTCTTTTCTGACAAATTCCTCCTATGAGTCCAGCTTCCTGGAATTGCTTGAAAAG ctctgcctcctcctccatctcccttCAGGGACCAGCGTCACCCTCCACCATGCAAGATCTCAACACCATGTTGTCTGCAACACATGA